From the Paenibacillus sp. MMS20-IR301 genome, the window TGCTGGAGGCTGCACGCAGCTATAAGCTGATCTGGATCCCTGTTGTATTCATTATTCTCGGCATTATGCAGCCGCTGGTAACCTTCTATATGCCTGATATTCTGGCAGCTTCCTCCAATGTGCCGGCAGGGTTCTTGGAGAGCTACGAGATGCCGGGTGCTAACGCGGTGATGGCCGAAGCTCTGGGTCAGTACGGAACGATCGGCATGCTGATTCTGGCGCTGGGAGCTATGAATAGTCTGGCGGGGGAGCGGGCCGCCGGTACAGCAGAGCTGCTTATGGCTAAGCCGGTTTCACCAGCAGCGGTTGTTGCTGCCAAATGGGCGGCTAATTTGACCGTGTTAATCGTTGCGCTGGGGCTAGGCGCCGCAGGTGCCGCATATTATACGGTCCAGCTCATGGGAGCTTTGTCTTGGAGTGCAGCAGCGGTATCCTCTGGAATTTACGCCTTATGGCTGCTGTGCACAGTCTCGCTGACACTGCTGTTCAGTGCCTGGCTGCGCGGACCGGCGGCAGCTTGTCTTGCTCTTCTGCTGGCGGCGGGAATGAGCCTGGGCTATAGTCTGCTGCCTGATTGGCTTGGCTGGACACCTGCTGCCTTGCCTGCGGTATCAGCGGGAATTTTGAATGATAGCGGCCCGGCTGGCGGAGCTCCGGTGATCTCTGCGGTGGTGCTGATCATACTCTGCATTGCT encodes:
- a CDS encoding ABC transporter permease subunit; the protein is MKKLRVLYAREMLEAARSYKLIWIPVVFIILGIMQPLVTFYMPDILAASSNVPAGFLESYEMPGANAVMAEALGQYGTIGMLILALGAMNSLAGERAAGTAELLMAKPVSPAAVVAAKWAANLTVLIVALGLGAAGAAYYTVQLMGALSWSAAAVSSGIYALWLLCTVSLTLLFSAWLRGPAAACLALLLAAGMSLGYSLLPDWLGWTPAALPAVSAGILNDSGPAGGAPVISAVVLIILCIAGASLLAGRNKLPD